The Petrotoga mobilis SJ95 genomic sequence TTGCTGCATCTCCAAGGATAACTACTTATCATCGATTGGCATTGATATGGGGAGTCACCCCCGTTATCATGCAAAAATTTACCGACACAGATAATATGTTGGAGAGCGTTAGCAATATCGTAAAATCTTTAGATTTTGGTGTATCAGGAGAAAATATCATAGTGACGGCTGGGATTCCCTATGGTTTCTCCAGTAAAACCAATCTCTTAAAGGTTCATGAGATATGATATAATTAATACATTAGTAAAAATTTATTTTTGAGGTGATTTTTATGAATAAAATAGATGAATTAACTCCAAAAAAAGTTGTAGAAAAATTGGATAACTATATAATCGGTCAAAAGGAAGCAAAGAAACAAGTTGCTATCGCTTTGAGAAATAGAATTAGACGGTTGTCTCTATCAGAAGATGTTAGAAAAGATGTTATACCAAAAAATATTCTGATGATAGGTTCTACCGGTGTTGGAAAGACTGAGATTGCTAGAAGATTAGCAGAGGTTGCCAATGCACCATTTGTGAAGGTTGAAGCTACAAGGTTTACCGAAGTTGGATATGTTGGAAAGAATGTAGAAAGTATGGTCAGAGAATTGGTTGATTCTTCAGTCAATATGGTTAAAAAAGAAATGATGGAAGAAGTTAAAGATAAAGCTCAAAGGCTCGTAGAAGAAAGAATAGTAGAAGTACTCGTGCCTTCAAAGAAAAGAGCAAAAGCTCAGCCCTCATTTATGGATGTGATGCAACTTTTCAATCAAAACGCTGAATATTCCCAAAATAAGGACTACGATGAAAATGAAGACGAAAATATAAGAAGAAGAAGAGAGGAATTATTGGAAAAATTAAGAAACGGCGAATTAGAGGATGTAGAAATAGAAGTAGAAGTCGAGGAACAATCTTCCCCAATGTTTGCTGGATTAGGACCTGAGTTAGAAGACATGGGTATTCAGTTTGGAGAAATGTTTCAAAATCTTATGCCTAAGAAGAAAAAAAGAAGGCGAATGAAGATTTCTGAAGCGAGGAAGGTTTTGGAGCCTATTGAATCGGAAAAATTGATTGATCAAGATAAATTAATTCAAGAAGGAGTAAGTAGAGCCGAAAATAGTGGCATAATTTTCATCGATGAGATCGATAAAATTACATCCAAAGGTGTTTCTTCAGGACCCGATGTATCCAGAGAAGGTGTTCAAAGAGATTTGTTGCCAATAGTTGAAGGGACAACCGTCATGACAAAGTATGGTTCTATTAGTACTGATTATATATTGTTTATAGCTGCTGGTGCATTCAGTGAGGCTAAACCTTCGGATCTGATTCCTGAGCTTCAAGGTAGATTCCCAATTAGAGCAGAATTATCAGATTTGACTAAGGAAGACTTTATTAGAATACTAACCCAGCCAAAAAATGCAATACTAAAACAGTATCAGTACTTACTTCAAACCGATGGTGTGAAAATTGAGTTCACTGAAGATGGTGTTGAAAGAATGGCAGATATCGCCTTTGAGCTGAACGAAAAAGTTGAAAATATTGGAGCGAGAAGACTTTACACTGTAGTCGAAAAAGTTCTTGAAGAGGTTTCTTTTGAAGCCCCCGCATCAGGAGAATGGGAATTGAAAATTGATAGCAATTATGTAGATCTAAGACTTGGTAAAGTATATGGTGATGAAGATCTTAGAGAATATATCCTTTGATGGACGGTAGTGAGCTAGTAAATTGTATATTTCAATAATATTTTTTGGAAGTGAGGACATATGCGATTAAATAATTCCAAACTCATAATTATAATAGGTTGTGGAAGGTTGGGTTCTGAATTAGCTTTGAAATTAAGTAAAGCTTACAATGTTGTAGTTCTTGATAAAGAAGAATCATCTTTTGAAAGGTTATCAAAAAGGAACTTTACCGGTTTCACAAGAGTTATTGACACAAGCGATATGGCTGCGTTAAAGGATGTGAATATTGAAAAAGCTCACATGGTTTATATTGTCACTCCCGATGACAATTTAAATTTTATGTTGGCTTATGGAATTAAAAAATTAAATTCGGGAGTAAGAATAGCCGCAAGGGTGAACGACCCTTTGAAGAAATCAATTTTTATAAAGGCAGGATTGAATTTATTTTGTCCCATTGAGGATTCAGTAATGGATTTAGTTGAGGAATTGGAGAAGGAAGTAGTTAAGTATGAGTAGAATTTTTTATATCATAGAGGGAAAGATATTAGCCTATTCTTTAGCTAAAAAATTACTCTTATTGGGTAATCAGGTTTACTATGTGAGTCAAAATAAGGAAAATTTGGAGATTTTAGATGGATTAAAGGTAAATTTTCCGGCTCTTGAGCTCGTCAAGCAAGATCCCACCGATATCAAATGGATAGAAAATTTGGATCTAAATAAAAAAGTAGAAGCCTTAATAATAATCTCTGAGGATGACGCATTGAATTTTGTTGTATCTTGGCTGTTGAGAGAATATTATGAAGATATAAAGATAATCTCTCTAGTCAATGCAACAGAAAACGAAACTATTTTCAAAGGTATTAATGTCGAAACTCTAGTTCCAATTTCTTGGATGCAAAAAATAATAGAATCTTCTTTGATTCATGAAGATATTACCGATTTTTTCAATCCCTATGTGGAGAAGTTATCCATTTTGGAACTCACTATACTTGAAGATGATAAAGCGGTAAATAAAAAACTGAAGGAATTAAATATACCTCAGAATTCAATAATTGGAGTTTTGATAAGAGAAGACGGAGATATAATGGTTCCTCAAGGTGAAACAATTATTTATAAAGGAGATAGATTGATCGTTCTGGCTTTAAAAGAACAAGCTGACGATGTTATAGAAACGTTAAAATAGAGGTGATCAAGTGCCTTCTTACACATATTTTTTAAAATTAAGGTATAAAGCTATTTTTAGAAATACAGGAAATATTATAATAGGTCTTTCAGTTTTGATACTTTTAGTGGGTTCTACGGCTTTTATTTATGATTCATTTAAAGATTTTCTACCATTTTTGATTACGGGGATATTGTCCTTTCTTAGCGGTGGGATGTTTCGCTTCATTGGAAGTGGAGAAAAAAGAAAAGAATTAAATACACAGGATGCTGTGGTCACAGTTTTTTTTGTTTGGACACTCGCTATATTCCTTTCTTCTCTGCCTTTTATTTTTTCTGGTGAATTGAATTTTTCACAAGCGGTTTTCGAATCCACAAGTGGCTGGACAACGACGGGGCTTTCGATGTTTTCTGATGTGGAAGTACTACCCCGGTCTATTTTAATATGGCGCTCGGTGATGCAATTTATTGGTGGAGCTGGTTTTGCTATAATTACTGTAATCATAGCTGGTACTATGGGGGTTGGCATATATCAAGCAGAAGGAAGAAGTGATAATTTAGTTCCAAATTTGAGGGAATCAGCTAGGATTATTCTTAGAATCTATTTAAGTTGGGCGGTTATAGGTGTTCTGCTTTTGATGTTTGTAGGAAAACTCTCTTTTTTTGACGCCTTTAACCATACATTAACCGGCTTGGCTACAGGAGGATTTTCTACAAAAAATTTTAGTATAGGTTCTTTTGGTAGCTTGAAGGTAGAAATAATTATCATGTTGCTTATGATTATGGGCGGAACCGGGTTTGGAGTCCATTATGCTGGTTTATTAATGATTAGAAATTTTATTAGGAATCGCAGAGACTATCGGTCCAAAAAAATTTCTTTACTTGAATTAAGAGAAAAAATTAAATCTGAGCCTTTTTTAAAAAATCCCGAAATTAAGACCATGTTCATAATTTTAGTTATTTCCTTTTTGCTGCTTTTTGCTTTTACAACAGTTGAAATTTACGGAGTTGGAAATGGTTTAGTTCATTCTGCGTTTCAGAGTATTTCAGCTTTAACAGGTACGGGTTTTTCAACCGTAGCTTTTTCAAACTGGAATTATTTCGGATTGTTAATTTTGACAATATTGATGATCTTAGGCGGAATGATGGATTCCACATCAGGCGGTTTAAAATTATTCAGGGTATATATCGCTTTCAAATTGATAATTAACCAGATCAAAGAATTTTTTAAACCCTCTGGAACCACTTTTTACATAGAAGTATATAAAGGGGTATCAAGAAAGAAAATTGATCTTAACTCAATAAAAAATGTATTAGTAGTCTTTACAATGTATTTTATCACTTATTTTATTGGCGTTTTTATATTGTTGGCTTATGGGTATCCGCTTCATAACGCGTTGTTTGAGTATGCTTCGACTTTATCTGCTGTTGGACTTTCTACAGGTATTACTTCTAATCAAGCTCCCGTAGGAGTGATTTGGACTCAAACATTAGGAATGTATTTAGGGCGTCTGGAATTTTTCGTCATTATAAATGCACTTATAAAATTGTTTAAAGATTTGAGAGATATTTTTTAAAAAATATGCTTTAATACTTGAACGATCTTTTGTTTTTCATATTAAAAAAAACAAATTTAGGAAGATAAAAAATACCCGCCATCTATAATTAGGCGGGTTTATTTTATCCTTTGACTGAACCGGCGAGCAAGCCTCTTACAAAATACCTTCCCAATATCATGTAAACGATGAGTGTAGGAAGGGCAGCTATTAAAGCTCCTGCCATTTGAACATTCCATTGAACGACCTGACTGCCAGCCAAATTGACTAACGCCACCGTTATGGGCTGTTTCGTTGGGTCACTAGTTATCGTTACTGCAAATAAGAATTCATTCCATATGTTAGTGAACTGCCATATTATAACAACTACGAAACCAGGTATAGATATAGGTAAAAGAATCTTTGTATAGGATTGCCATATGTTTGCTCCATCCACAGATGATGCTTCTACTAATTCGTTTGGGATTTCCTCATAGTAATTTTTAAACATTAATGTTGTGATCGGTATTCCGTATATAACATGGGTTATTATTAATGCTGGTATTGTACCGTATAAGCCTATTAGTTGAAAAAATTGTATCAGTGGAAATAATACGCTCTGATAAGGTATGAACATGCCAAATAGTATGAGTGCAAAAATAATATTTGAATATTTGAATCTTAATTTTGAAAGGGCAAAGCCATTTATAGAACCAATCATTGCAGATATTAGTGTTGCTGGTATTGTAAGATAAAAACTGTTTTTTAGATTCGGCCCTAACTTTGCAAACGCCTCTTTGAAACCTTCAAAAGAAATCTTAGTTGGAAGTTTCCACATGTTTGATATAGAGACTTCTTCAAACGGTTTAAAAGAGGTGCTTAGAGTTACATAAAACGGCAGCACGTAAAATATTGTGAATAAAGCCAATATAATGTAATAGATTGTAAGCGAAGTTTTATTTGTTTTTTCTGCCATCATCTCTCCCCCCTAAAAGAGCTATAAAGATATGGTACTATAACCGCTGCTACCATTACCAACATTATTATTGCAATAGCTGATGCTACTGCATATCTGTTTGATCTGAACATCTGTTCAAACATGTAAACAGCAGGCATATCGGTAACGTTGTTAGGCCCACTTCCAGTCATAGCGTATATTAAATCAAATATCTTTAAGGACATGTGTCCTATTACTATCATTGCACTAAGTGTAATTGGTCTAAGCATAGGCATCTTTATTCTCCAAAATAATTGAGTACCTGTTGCACCGTCTACTTGTGCTGCTTCTATCATCTCTTCAGGGATAGCTCTAAGCCCAGCTAAATACATTGCCATTACGTATCCTGACATCTGCCAGGTTGCTGCTATTACCACTGGTATCAACGCTAAATTGAATTTTCCTATTGATTGAGTACTCGTGTACCACATCCATTGTAAGTTTGACCATCCAAGGTTTTCAAGTAATAAGTTAATTCCCTGTGGGGAAGTTGGTATGTTCCCCGGAGCGAATATCCAACCCCAAACAGTTCCTGTTACGACAAATGAAATTGCCATTGGGAATAAAAAGAGGTTTTGAAAAAAACTTGATCCTTTCAATTTTTTGTCAATAATATTGGCTAAAAATATACCGAGTATAATACAACCAGCAAGAAAAAATAGGGTAAAGAATAATGTATTCCATAAATCTGTTTGAAATCTGGGATCCATGAATAACCTTTGATAATTTCTAAGCCCTACAAACTTGTATTCCCCACTTAATAATGAGGAGAAACTATTCCAGTTGGATGTTGATGTTCTTAGAGTTAAAAATATGAAATAATATACAAATATTCCTATGAATGCTAAAGAAGGGAGAATTATAAGGAATCCTGCTCTTGCTTTTTTCTTTTGAACGGACATATCTATCTCTCCTTATCGATTGAGGTATATTGAAAATCTCGGCCCCATAAAGGGCCGAGATTAAGTTATCTTAATGTTAATCTGTGAGTAGATTTACGTCTTCAGCAGCCCATAATATCATTTGTTTTGCCTGGTTAACATTTTTAGTAGTTACTAAATTGTTGATGGCATCGTTAAATGATGTGACAAATGCTTCGGGCGCAGCGGATCCGTGAACGATGGATGGTGATATGATGAGAGTTCTGAAATCTTCAGCTGTTTCTATTAGATATGGATCATCTCCTGGATCTGCATCAATTCTTGCTGGGATAGAACCTTTGATTGGGTTAAACAATGATTGAGCCCTTGTGGAAGCCAAATATTCCAAAAAGATTAGTGCATTTTGTCTGTGTGGGGCATTCTTTGGTAATCCGAAGGTATCAGATACTAGTACAAATACCGCTTGCGTACCAGGCAGTTCAAACCATCCAAAGTCTTCTCCTGGTGTCCAACCTAAGGTTTTGTAGTAACCTTCCGCCCAGTCACCCATTAAGTTGAAAACAGCTTTGTCTTCATACAATAGCCTTGCAGCATCTTGCCATTCCAAAGCTGCATGGTCTACGTTCACGTAGTTCATAAGTTGCACCATTTTCTCTAATGCACTGTCAAGCCTTTTGTCGTTGAACGATAGTTCACCGTTGAATAATGCGTTGTAATTAACGGCTCCAAATTCGGCTACCATGAGATTTTCCGCAATTTGACCGGCTTCCCACTTGTTTTTATCTCCCAAAGCAAGTGGGGTATAACCTGCAGCTTTTGCTTTTTCTAATGCGTCTATGAATTCCATCCAAGTTTCTGGCTCTTTTGTCAAACCTATTTCGTTGAATAATTTCTTGTTATAGAAGATTACGTTACTTCGATGGATAGTCAGAGGAATGGAATATACTTCACCCTGATAACTTACAATGTCTATTAGACCTTTTGGAAATTTATCGTATACTCCCCAAGATTTGAGATAGTCTGTTAAAGGTTCCATGAGTCCAGGTATTACGTATGTATCTGTTAGCTCCCAACCAGCATGTACTTGGAATGTATCTGGTGGGTTACCACCAAGGGTTCTTGTTTTCAATACCGCTTTGGCGTTAGTCCCTGCACCACCGGCAACAGTTGCGTTAATTACTTCAATGTTTGGATATAGTTCATTGAAATCCTCAATAGTTGCTAAAAGAGCCTCTTCTTCTCCTCCACCTGTCCACCAACTGAATATCTCTACCTGCCCGCTTTGGGCAAAGATCATTGTGAAACTTAATACACTTAGAAGTACTAAACCTACTAATTTTCTCATCTTACGCTACCTCCTTTTTGAGAATTCACAATTTATTTGGAAGCTCTAAAACTTTCTTTTTTATTTGGGTTTGTTATAAGATATGTTTTTGGCATTGTTTAGCAAAAATTCATATGGAGAAGATACGATGTGTTCGATCGCAATTGAGGCTGCACCTGACAAAATAGCATCTTCTTTCTTTGTTGCGACTAAAATTTCTGGTATTTCATTGGAAAAGGTGTATTGTTCAACTATTTTTTTTATTTCTCTGATTACAGAGTTGCCTACTTTTAAAATTCTCCCTCCTAAAATTACTGCTTCGGGATCAATCGTATTTACCAGGTTCACTATTCCCAAAGCTAAAAATTTACTGATTTCATCAATTGCTTTTTTAATTTCATCAGACTTTTTTGATTCATTTAAAATTATCTCTAATGGTAAGTTAAATTCATCTGCTAACCTTGATAAACCTCCGAAACTTTCCAAAGGAATTAAATCTTTAGTTATGACTGTATGGCCTATTTCTCCAGCAGAATTAGAAGTTCCCGAATATAACTTTCCGTTTATTATAATTCCTGCGCCGATTCCGGAATCACCTACAATAAAAACATAATTGTTAAATTTTTTTCCATGTCCAAACCACTTTTTACCTAAAACGGCACCATTTGCATCATTTTCTAACCAAATTGTTTTTTCATAGTGTTCTTCTAGCTGCTCAACTAGCGGGTATTCTTTTAGTAATGGGAAAGGATGAACTGATCGTAAAATTCTTTTTTGACTGTCTATCAAACCCGGCATAGCAATACCCATCCCTTTAATCTTGTAGAAATCGACTTTGGAGTTATTGATCAATTCATCAATTATTAAAATTAGGTTTTTTAAAACATCAGTCGGCCTTCCATATGAATTTATTTCTTTTTCAATACTATTAATTTTTTTACCCTTAATATTGAATATTCCTGCACGTACTATATTTACCCCGAATTCAATACCTATAACATAAAAAGCGTCTTCTTTGATTTTTATAAGTTTTCTTTTTCTACCTAATTTGCCGTCTACAGTTCCAACTTCTTCTACTAAATCCTTGGAAATTAATTCGTTGACTATATTTGTTATAGTTGCGTTTGTAAGCCCTGTTATGTCTGATATTTCTGATCTTGTGCTTGTCCCTTTAGAATTCAATAATTCTAGAACAACAGTCCTGTTTCGCTCTTTAACTAATTCTATATTGTATGTTTTATTTGTCATCAGTAAACCCCTTTGCATTTTATTTCTGCTTCACTTTCAATTTAAATACATTTTATTATAAATGTCAAGTTTGATTATGAGCGTTTATACCCAATTATTATCATTTAAAAGCGATTATTTAGGAATATCTTAAGAAATCATACTTTTTTTATTTAAAAAAATTTGGTCTATATATTTATAGTTCAATACTTGAACGAATATGTGGTTTTCATATGAAAACCTCATTAAATACTGCTCATTATGCAGTAATACCTAATGAAAATTTTAAAAAATTTAGATAATAAATTTGTTGAGGCTGTTTGAGTGGGAATTAGAAGTTAAGCTTACTTGTAGAAAAAGACTTTAAAGGTTGTACCTACCATCCATTTTGATTCAAATTCTATTTTATAATTTGCTAGTTCACATAGATATTTAACCACCGCCAAACCCAACCCCGATCCTTTGGCGTGATTTTTTGCCTCGACCCCACGATAGAATCTTTCAAAAATTCTTTTTTGTTCTTCTTCTCTTATACCTATACCTTCATCTTTTATAATGAGTTGTTCATTTTGGAAATCAATGTATATATCAGAATTTTCGTAAGAATATTTAATCGCATTGGAAAGTAGATTTCTGAAGATTGTGTAGAGTACAAACTTGTCACCTTTTAAGGAGTGAATATGGCAGTTGAAGTGTAGCTTTACCGATTTTTCTTGTATTTTTTCGTAGAGATCAGTTACTACTTCATTGTATAGTGTACTTGGATTTATTACTTCTTTTTTTAATTCGTATTCTCCAAATTCTGCTTTCGAAAGAAGAGTTAGTTGAGAAATTATATTTTCTATTCTGTCAAGAGATTCTTCGATTTTGGTAACTTGTTTTATAAATTGATTATCTTTCATGAAGTCTTTGAGAATTTGAGTATTTCCTTTTGCTATAGTGAGGGGAGTTCTGAGTTCGTGGGATACAGAAGTTATGAAATCCTCTTTCACTTTTTTTAGTAATTCAAATTCTGTTTTGTCCTGTAATATCAAAAGTTGATATTTTTGTTTGAATGTGAGTTTGCAAAACTTGCTGTATCCTTCAAAGAAATATATATTTGTTTCTATTTCAAAGTCCTCATTATTCAATATATGCTTTGCAAGCTGATCGATTTCATTGAAACTTATGGTGTTCAATAATTCTTTATTTGCTCCTAATCCCCAAGCTTTGGCCGTGGTATTTGCGTTAAGTATAGTTGTTTTGTTTTCTAACTGTAATACCGCGTCTTCTAAAGAGTCAAATATTTGAAAATCAAACGAACTGGTATTTTTCATATTTTATTTTCACCGTTGTTATCTACTGCATAAGCGTTTTTGTTGAACTTGTATCCTACGTTTCTAATAGTTTTTATCCATTCTTTCCCTATCTTTGATCTGATCATGCTTATATGTACGTCGATGACCCGGTCTGTAATAAATTCATCTCCAAACCAAATCTTGTCGATAATTTCTTCTCTGGTGTAAACTTTTTCTGAATTCCTTGCTAATAGATCAAGTATTTCAAACTCTTTTGAGGTCAATTCAATATTTTTACCTTTGTAAGTTACTAAATAATTGTTTGAGTATATTTCCATTGGTCCAAAAATCATTTTACTTTCGGATTTTTTTAGTCTTTTTAATAAAGCCCTCACCCTTGCTGTAACTTCTCTGGGATTGAAGGGTTTAGTGATATAGTCATCTGCTCCTGATTCAATTCCCAAGATTTTTTCTCCATCTGTATTTTTTGCAGAAATGATTATTATACCTATTTCTCTATTCAAAGCCCTAACTTTAGGTAACTCATCAACTGCGTTACCATCGGGTAGCATTAAATCTAGTAAGATTATATCGATGTTTGATTCTTTGTTTAAAACATTTCTCATTTGTGATAACGTACCGGCTTCGAAGATTTGTAAATCTTCTAAACGAAGATAAGTTTTTAATATATCTCTTATGTCTTCATCGTCTTCAACAATTAATACTTTAGGCATGAAAAAGCCTCCATTTATAGATACTCTTCGATTTCCTTGCCTGTTTCTATGTAAACTATTTCTTCGCAAAGGTTTGTTGCGTGATCAGCGATCCTCTCTATGTCTCTAGCCAACAATATATAAGGTATGATAAGTTCTTTGTTGAATGATTCATCCTCCAATTTTTGCACAGCTATTTTTCGAATTTGTCTTTCTAGGTCGTCTACTTCGTCGTCTCTTTTCCATATTTTAACTGCTTGTTGAATGTTTTTTTCTCCAAAGGCTTTATACGAGTCCTTTATCATTTCTAAAGATATACCGAACATCTTTTTTATTTCTTTATTATTTACAATGTCCTTTAAATCAACATGGGCATAGGTTTCAGTTTTTTCTGCAATATTGCATGAAAGGTCTCCTATCCTTTCAAGATTGTTTGCAAACTTTATCATTGTTACTGCGTATCTCAAATCCTTAGCTAAAGGTCGATACCTTGCTACAATTTGATATACTGATTCTTCAATTTGGCGGTTTAATTCATCTATTTGATCATCCGCTTTTAAGACTTTTTCGGCTAATTCAAGGTTTTTATCTTCTAGCGATTTAATAGAATTTTCAAAGGATCTTAAAACTACAGTTAAAAGCTTGGATATTTCGCTTGTTAATCGTGTCATTTCAGTTTCAAAATGTGTGTAATCCATTTATTCCACTCCCTATTTTCCTTATATACTTTCTTTTGTTTGCTTGTTTATTAAAGTTTTAGCTAATTCTACCATTTAAATAATCTTCTGTCAATTGTTCTTTAGGGTTTTTTATAATGTCTTCTGTTTTTCCAGATTCGATAAGCTCTCCTTGAAACATAAAATACATATAATCTGATATTCTAATGGCTTGAGCTAGGTTATGTGTAACAATGATTATAGTGTAATTTTCCGACAGGTGTTCAATTAAATTCTCAATTTTTTGCGTTGCTATAGGATCTAGGGCAGATGTAGGCTCGTCCAATAAGATTATTTCAGGATCAATGGCGATAGCCCTAGCAATACACAAACGTTGTTGTTGTCCACCAGAAAGTGAGCTCGCTGGTTTGTCGAGGTCGTCTTTTACTTCTTCCCATAAAGCTGCTCTTTTTAGTGCTGCTTCGATGATTTCATCCATTTTTCTACTATTTCTTGGTGTGTGTAATTTTATTCCAAAGGCAATGTTTTCATAAATAGACATCGGAAAAGGAACAGGTTTTTGAAAAACCATTCCAATTTTTTTTCGAAGCGTTGATAAATCAATGTTATTTTCGTATACATTTTTCCCCTCAAATATTATTTCTCCGCTTGTTCTATAGCCTGGAATTTCATCGTTGATTCTATTAATACTTCTCAACAAAGTTGATTTTCCACAACCTGAAGGTCCTATTATTGCGCTGACTCTTTTCTTTTTGATTTCCATATTTATATCTTTTAAGGCTTGTTTTTGATCGTACCAACCATTAAAATTTTTGATTTCTATCACAATTTCTTTTTCTGTATTCAACTTTTTTGTTTTCCTCCTCTTATTTTAAAGGCTATAGAGTATATTACTAAAATAAGTAATATTAAGAATGCGGAAGTTGCTTTTGCCATCCATTGAGCACTCTCACCATAAGCCATGGTTATAAAATATATATGAGTTGGGAGAGTCATAACGGGATCGAGTAAAGAGTTTGGTAACTTAGTTGAATAGAAAACTGCACCGGTTAATAAGACAGGAGCGGTTTCTCCGATAACTCTTCCCGCACCAATTAATATTGCTGTTATTATTCTATTTTTTGCTGCAGGAAATAGTATTTTGTAAATAGTTTCAGTTTTTTTTGCTCCTAATGCATAGGCTGATTCCCTTAGTTCTCTAGGTAGAGAGGCAAGGGCTTCTTTTACTGATGATGATATTACTGGTAAAGTCATTATCGCCAAAGTTAAACTTCCACTAAGAAGCGACGTCCCAAATCCAAGAGTTATTGAAAAGAGTGCTAATCCAAACAATCCATAGACAACAGAAGGAACACCGGACAACGAGGTTACGGATACGTCAATTATTCTTCCTAATCTTGATTTTTGGCCGTATTCAGATAGGAATGTACCAGTGAGAACTCCTATTGGTATTGAAAATAACAGGATAAAAAAAATCATCAATAGACTTCCCAATATAGCTGGTCCAATTCCTCCTGCAGTCATACCTTGGCTGGGGTACTCTACAAAAAAAGAAGGAGTAAAATATCTTGCACCATCTACTATTACTATTATGATTATTGACAATATTATGCCAAAGGCGATATAACTTATAATTCTGAAAATGAGTGATATAATAGAATCTATTCCAGTTTGCTGTTTCAACTTTTCCAACTCCTCGTTATTCTCCTAGATATCATCGTAAGAATAAAAGATATCGTTAACAAAATTAAACCCGCTGTAAACAACGCAGAGTAGTGAGTACTTCCTATCGGTACTTCCCCCATCTCGCTTGCAATAGTAGCGGTCAAAGGTCTAACCGGATCCCAAATTGATCTAGGAATTATGGCAGCTCCACCCGAAACCATCAATACAACAATAGTTTCTCCTATGATTCTATTTATAGTTAGAATTATTGAATTCAAAATTCCTGATAGGGCTGCTTTGCTTACTATTCTAAATCCGGCAGTGAACCTACTTGCTCCTAAGGCTAAGGCGCTTTCTTTTAAACTGATGTCAACAGATGATAATGCTTCCTGCATGAGAGATGCAGCGTATGGCAGAGATAAAATTGATAATCCAATAGCTGCCAAAAGCAAATTACCTGCTGACCAAGCAC encodes the following:
- the hslU gene encoding ATP-dependent protease ATPase subunit HslU, which produces MNKIDELTPKKVVEKLDNYIIGQKEAKKQVAIALRNRIRRLSLSEDVRKDVIPKNILMIGSTGVGKTEIARRLAEVANAPFVKVEATRFTEVGYVGKNVESMVRELVDSSVNMVKKEMMEEVKDKAQRLVEERIVEVLVPSKKRAKAQPSFMDVMQLFNQNAEYSQNKDYDENEDENIRRRREELLEKLRNGELEDVEIEVEVEEQSSPMFAGLGPELEDMGIQFGEMFQNLMPKKKKRRRMKISEARKVLEPIESEKLIDQDKLIQEGVSRAENSGIIFIDEIDKITSKGVSSGPDVSREGVQRDLLPIVEGTTVMTKYGSISTDYILFIAAGAFSEAKPSDLIPELQGRFPIRAELSDLTKEDFIRILTQPKNAILKQYQYLLQTDGVKIEFTEDGVERMADIAFELNEKVENIGARRLYTVVEKVLEEVSFEAPASGEWELKIDSNYVDLRLGKVYGDEDLREYIL
- a CDS encoding NAD(P)-binding protein; its protein translation is MRLNNSKLIIIIGCGRLGSELALKLSKAYNVVVLDKEESSFERLSKRNFTGFTRVIDTSDMAALKDVNIEKAHMVYIVTPDDNLNFMLAYGIKKLNSGVRIAARVNDPLKKSIFIKAGLNLFCPIEDSVMDLVEELEKEVVKYE
- a CDS encoding potassium channel family protein, with translation MSRIFYIIEGKILAYSLAKKLLLLGNQVYYVSQNKENLEILDGLKVNFPALELVKQDPTDIKWIENLDLNKKVEALIIISEDDALNFVVSWLLREYYEDIKIISLVNATENETIFKGINVETLVPISWMQKIIESSLIHEDITDFFNPYVEKLSILELTILEDDKAVNKKLKELNIPQNSIIGVLIREDGDIMVPQGETIIYKGDRLIVLALKEQADDVIETLK
- a CDS encoding TrkH family potassium uptake protein yields the protein MPSYTYFLKLRYKAIFRNTGNIIIGLSVLILLVGSTAFIYDSFKDFLPFLITGILSFLSGGMFRFIGSGEKRKELNTQDAVVTVFFVWTLAIFLSSLPFIFSGELNFSQAVFESTSGWTTTGLSMFSDVEVLPRSILIWRSVMQFIGGAGFAIITVIIAGTMGVGIYQAEGRSDNLVPNLRESARIILRIYLSWAVIGVLLLMFVGKLSFFDAFNHTLTGLATGGFSTKNFSIGSFGSLKVEIIIMLLMIMGGTGFGVHYAGLLMIRNFIRNRRDYRSKKISLLELREKIKSEPFLKNPEIKTMFIILVISFLLLFAFTTVEIYGVGNGLVHSAFQSISALTGTGFSTVAFSNWNYFGLLILTILMILGGMMDSTSGGLKLFRVYIAFKLIINQIKEFFKPSGTTFYIEVYKGVSRKKIDLNSIKNVLVVFTMYFITYFIGVFILLAYGYPLHNALFEYASTLSAVGLSTGITSNQAPVGVIWTQTLGMYLGRLEFFVIINALIKLFKDLRDIF
- a CDS encoding carbohydrate ABC transporter permease; translation: MMAEKTNKTSLTIYYIILALFTIFYVLPFYVTLSTSFKPFEEVSISNMWKLPTKISFEGFKEAFAKLGPNLKNSFYLTIPATLISAMIGSINGFALSKLRFKYSNIIFALILFGMFIPYQSVLFPLIQFFQLIGLYGTIPALIITHVIYGIPITTLMFKNYYEEIPNELVEASSVDGANIWQSYTKILLPISIPGFVVVIIWQFTNIWNEFLFAVTITSDPTKQPITVALVNLAGSQVVQWNVQMAGALIAALPTLIVYMILGRYFVRGLLAGSVKG
- a CDS encoding carbohydrate ABC transporter permease; this translates as MSVQKKKARAGFLIILPSLAFIGIFVYYFIFLTLRTSTSNWNSFSSLLSGEYKFVGLRNYQRLFMDPRFQTDLWNTLFFTLFFLAGCIILGIFLANIIDKKLKGSSFFQNLFLFPMAISFVVTGTVWGWIFAPGNIPTSPQGINLLLENLGWSNLQWMWYTSTQSIGKFNLALIPVVIAATWQMSGYVMAMYLAGLRAIPEEMIEAAQVDGATGTQLFWRIKMPMLRPITLSAMIVIGHMSLKIFDLIYAMTGSGPNNVTDMPAVYMFEQMFRSNRYAVASAIAIIMLVMVAAVIVPYLYSSFRGER